In Mycobacterium stomatepiae, the following are encoded in one genomic region:
- a CDS encoding SDR family NAD(P)-dependent oxidoreductase: MSLPKSGSQSTVVITGASSGIGAELARGLARRGFPLVLVARRRERLDEIADELGTEYSVAVEVMPLDLSDVKGRAKLADRLRAEPIAGLCNSAGFGTSGVFHELPVERESEEVTLNALVLMELTHAALPGMVERGAGAVMNIASIAAFQPLPYMAVYSATKAFVQTFSEAVHEELHGTGVSVTALCPGPVPTEWAEIANATRFSVPLAQVSPADVAEAAIEGMLSGKRTVVPGVVPKVVSNGGRYTPRSLLLPAIRIGNRFRGGPSR, from the coding sequence ATGAGCCTTCCGAAATCCGGCAGTCAGTCGACCGTCGTCATCACCGGTGCCTCCTCCGGGATCGGCGCCGAACTGGCTCGCGGTCTGGCCCGTCGCGGCTTCCCGCTGGTGCTCGTCGCGCGGCGGCGCGAGCGTCTCGACGAGATCGCCGACGAACTGGGGACCGAATACTCGGTCGCGGTCGAGGTCATGCCGTTGGACCTCAGCGACGTCAAGGGGCGGGCGAAATTGGCCGACCGGCTGCGCGCCGAACCGATCGCGGGCCTGTGCAACAGCGCCGGCTTCGGCACCAGCGGGGTCTTTCACGAGTTGCCGGTCGAACGCGAGAGTGAAGAGGTCACGCTCAACGCGCTGGTGTTGATGGAACTCACGCATGCGGCGCTGCCCGGCATGGTCGAGCGCGGCGCCGGAGCGGTGATGAACATCGCGTCGATCGCCGCGTTTCAGCCGCTTCCCTACATGGCGGTGTACTCCGCGACCAAGGCCTTTGTGCAGACCTTCTCCGAAGCCGTGCACGAGGAGCTGCATGGGACGGGGGTGTCGGTGACGGCGCTGTGCCCGGGCCCGGTGCCCACCGAGTGGGCCGAGATCGCCAACGCCACGCGCTTCAGCGTGCCCCTGGCGCAGGTTTCGCCGGCCGACGTCGCCGAAGCCGCGATCGAGGGGATGCTGTCCGGCAAGCGCACCGTCGTCCCCGGCGTCGTCCCCAAGGTCGTCAGCAACGGCGGCAGGTACACGCCGCGCAGCCTGCTGCTGCCGGCGATCCGCATCGGGAACAGGTTTCGTGGCGGCCCCAGCCGCTGA
- the lspA gene encoding signal peptidase II: protein MPEEPTGSAEPVTSAEEAETSGEVAAPETPAPQSAPRRLRLLVSVAAVVLALDVITKVLAVRLLPPGQPVSIIGDTVTWTLVRNSGAAFSMATGYTWVLTLIATGVVAGIFWMGRRLVSPWWAVGLGMILGGATGNLVDRFFRAPGPLRGHVVDFLSIGWWPVFNVADPAVVGGAILLVVLSVFGFDFDTVGRRKPGENTEGRDQADQAQ, encoded by the coding sequence GTGCCCGAAGAACCAACAGGATCGGCCGAGCCGGTGACGTCAGCGGAGGAGGCTGAAACGTCCGGCGAAGTGGCAGCACCCGAAACCCCTGCGCCGCAGTCCGCTCCACGGCGGCTGCGGCTACTGGTGTCGGTTGCGGCCGTCGTCCTGGCGCTCGACGTCATCACCAAGGTGCTCGCGGTCAGGCTGCTGCCACCCGGACAGCCGGTCTCGATCATCGGCGACACGGTGACCTGGACCTTGGTGCGCAATTCGGGGGCCGCGTTCTCGATGGCGACCGGGTACACGTGGGTGTTGACGCTGATCGCGACCGGTGTGGTGGCCGGGATCTTCTGGATGGGCCGGCGGCTGGTGTCGCCATGGTGGGCGGTCGGCCTCGGCATGATCCTCGGCGGCGCCACGGGCAACCTGGTCGATCGCTTCTTCCGCGCGCCGGGCCCGCTGCGCGGGCACGTCGTGGATTTTCTATCGATCGGGTGGTGGCCGGTGTTCAACGTCGCGGATCCCGCCGTGGTGGGCGGCGCGATCCTGCTCGTCGTGCTGTCGGTGTTCGGCTTCGATTTCGACACCGTCGGACGGCGTAAGCCCGGCGAGAACACCGAAGGCCGGGATCAGGCCGACCAGGCCCAATGA
- a CDS encoding SbtR family transcriptional regulator — MRSDVTLGDVITLVNAIAMATETAGDGEADRMLAIVLTGIAKPQEKSRDTLARHAENASVVGHRLASL, encoded by the coding sequence GTGCGGAGCGATGTCACCCTCGGCGACGTCATCACCCTCGTCAACGCCATAGCGATGGCCACCGAAACCGCCGGCGACGGCGAGGCGGACCGGATGTTGGCGATCGTCCTCACCGGCATCGCGAAGCCTCAAGAAAAGTCCCGAGACACACTTGCGCGACACGCCGAGAATGCGTCGGTAGTGGGTCATAGACTGGCGTCCCTATGA
- a CDS encoding type II toxin-antitoxin system Rv0910 family toxin encodes MAAVELTADVPMSPQDMWDHVSDLSDLGDWLTLHEGWRSELPDEIAEGTQVIGVARAKGMRNRVTWTVTKWDPPHEVAMSGAGKGGAKYGVTLTVRPTGAGATLGLRLELGGRALFGPVGSAAARAVKGDVEKSLKNFVELYG; translated from the coding sequence ATGGCCGCTGTGGAGCTGACCGCCGACGTACCGATGAGCCCGCAGGACATGTGGGATCACGTCTCGGATCTGTCGGACCTGGGCGACTGGCTGACGCTGCACGAGGGGTGGCGCAGCGAGCTGCCCGACGAGATCGCCGAAGGCACCCAGGTCATTGGCGTGGCGCGGGCCAAGGGCATGCGCAACCGGGTGACCTGGACGGTGACCAAGTGGGACCCGCCGCATGAGGTCGCGATGTCCGGCGCGGGCAAGGGCGGAGCGAAGTACGGCGTCACCCTGACCGTGCGGCCCACCGGTGCAGGGGCGACCCTCGGTTTGCGGCTTGAGCTGGGGGGTCGGGCGTTGTTCGGCCCGGTCGGATCGGCGGCGGCCCGCGCGGTCAAGGGCGACGTCGAGAAGTCGCTGAAGAATTTCGTCGAGCTGTACGGCTAA
- a CDS encoding methyltransferase domain-containing protein, with amino-acid sequence MGRTFEDLVAEANTVSVDGWDFSWLDGRATEERPSWGYQRLIGSEYGTVSAAVDLQTGGEVLAGAGPFPPTMAAVESWPPNVALATERLHPHGVVVVATPDESLLPFGDDAFDLVTSRHPHTLFWPEIARVLRPGGTYLAQHIGPGTVSELIEFFLGTQPEARDPRHPDNESAAARAAGLEIVDMRPERLRQEYFDIGAVVYVLRKVIWWVPDFTVERYLDRLRELHDRIESDGPFVAHATRVLVRARKPG; translated from the coding sequence ATGGGCCGCACATTCGAAGACCTGGTCGCAGAAGCCAATACGGTATCCGTTGACGGCTGGGACTTCTCCTGGCTGGACGGGCGCGCTACCGAGGAACGGCCGTCGTGGGGTTACCAGCGACTGATCGGCAGCGAGTACGGCACCGTGTCGGCCGCGGTGGATCTGCAGACCGGCGGCGAAGTGCTGGCCGGTGCCGGACCCTTCCCGCCCACCATGGCCGCCGTCGAGTCGTGGCCGCCGAACGTGGCCCTGGCCACCGAGCGGCTGCATCCGCACGGTGTCGTGGTGGTGGCCACGCCGGACGAGTCGCTGCTGCCGTTCGGCGACGACGCCTTCGACCTGGTTACCAGCCGCCATCCGCACACGCTGTTCTGGCCCGAGATCGCCCGGGTGTTACGACCCGGGGGCACCTACCTGGCTCAGCACATCGGACCCGGGACGGTGTCCGAGCTGATCGAGTTCTTCCTTGGGACACAGCCCGAAGCGCGGGATCCGCGACACCCGGACAACGAAAGCGCGGCGGCGCGGGCAGCCGGGCTCGAGATCGTCGACATGCGTCCGGAACGGCTGCGCCAGGAGTACTTCGATATCGGCGCGGTGGTCTACGTCCTGCGCAAGGTGATCTGGTGGGTGCCGGATTTCACGGTCGAGCGCTACCTCGATCGGCTGCGGGAGCTGCATGACCGCATCGAATCCGACGGGCCCTTCGTCGCGCACGCGACGCGGGTTCTGGTGCGGGCCCGCAAGCCCGGCTGA
- a CDS encoding MliC family protein, with the protein MRPIAVIAAVLVVLVGACTSATNNNAAPSSPPSHPASGSPSAAPTSGSPPPIPAAVDCTKPANAAQQPICTDSHLFDLERQLGDAYRRALARPGTDQSAVAAAQTSWASGRDDCARNADVHTCVLQAYQTRLVQLAIADPATAAPPVVTYRCPATSGPLTAQFYNQFDPQTAVLDWKGTQLILFILPSGSGARYGRQGSEYWEHQGQVTLDFNGTKFVCSTS; encoded by the coding sequence ATGAGGCCGATCGCAGTCATCGCCGCCGTGCTGGTGGTGTTAGTGGGCGCGTGCACCTCCGCGACCAACAACAATGCAGCCCCCAGCTCCCCGCCCAGCCACCCGGCATCCGGCTCGCCATCCGCGGCGCCCACCAGCGGCAGTCCCCCTCCGATACCCGCAGCCGTCGACTGCACCAAACCGGCGAACGCCGCGCAACAGCCTATCTGCACCGACTCGCATCTGTTCGACCTCGAGCGCCAACTAGGCGACGCCTACCGGCGGGCGTTGGCCCGCCCCGGCACGGACCAATCCGCCGTAGCGGCCGCGCAGACCAGCTGGGCGTCGGGCCGTGACGACTGCGCCCGCAATGCCGATGTGCATACCTGTGTGCTGCAGGCCTATCAGACGCGGCTGGTGCAGTTGGCCATCGCCGACCCCGCCACGGCAGCCCCGCCGGTCGTCACCTACCGCTGCCCCGCCACATCCGGCCCGCTGACCGCCCAGTTCTACAACCAGTTCGACCCGCAAACGGCGGTGCTCGATTGGAAAGGCACCCAGCTGATCCTGTTCATCCTGCCGTCGGGCAGCGGCGCGAGATACGGCCGGCAGGGCTCCGAGTACTGGGAGCACCAGGGCCAGGTAACACTGGACTTCAACGGCACCAAGTTTGTCTGTTCGACGTCTTGA
- a CDS encoding SDR family NAD(P)-dependent oxidoreductase, producing the protein MNLGDLTNLVEKPFAVVSNIINTPNSAGRYRPFYLRNLLDAVQGHSLNEAVDGKTVLITGGSSGIGEAAAKKIAEAGGQVVLVARTPENLERVADEIRRDGGVAHVYPCDLSDMDAIAAMADKVLSELGGVDILINNAGRSIRRSLALSYDRIHDYQRTMQLNYLGAVQLILKFIPGMRERGFGHIVNVSSVGVQTRAPRFGAYIASKSALDSLCDALQAEVVNDDVKFTTVHMALVRTPMISPTKMYDKFPALTPDQAAGVITDAIVHRPRRASSPFGQFAAVADAVNPAVMDRVRNRAFAMFDDSHAAKGDESASGTSAFDRRSETFVQATRGIHW; encoded by the coding sequence ATGAACCTTGGTGACTTGACGAACTTGGTGGAAAAGCCATTCGCGGTGGTCTCCAACATCATCAATACCCCCAACTCGGCCGGGCGATATCGCCCCTTCTATCTGAGGAATCTGCTTGACGCCGTCCAGGGCCACAGCCTCAACGAGGCCGTCGACGGCAAGACCGTCCTGATCACCGGCGGATCGTCGGGCATCGGGGAGGCCGCGGCGAAGAAGATCGCCGAAGCCGGCGGCCAGGTGGTGCTGGTCGCCCGCACACCGGAGAACCTCGAGAGGGTCGCAGACGAGATCCGCCGCGACGGCGGCGTCGCCCACGTCTACCCGTGCGACCTCTCGGACATGGACGCCATCGCGGCGATGGCCGACAAGGTGCTCAGCGAGCTTGGGGGAGTAGACATCCTGATCAACAACGCGGGCCGGTCCATCCGGCGCTCGTTGGCACTGTCCTACGACCGGATTCACGACTACCAGCGCACGATGCAGCTGAACTATCTGGGCGCGGTCCAGCTCATCCTCAAGTTCATCCCAGGCATGCGCGAGCGTGGTTTCGGGCACATCGTCAATGTCTCGTCCGTCGGCGTGCAGACCCGCGCACCGCGTTTCGGCGCCTACATTGCCAGCAAGTCCGCGCTGGACAGTCTCTGTGACGCGCTGCAAGCCGAAGTGGTGAACGACGACGTCAAGTTCACCACGGTGCACATGGCGCTGGTGCGTACGCCGATGATCAGCCCGACCAAGATGTACGACAAATTCCCGGCGCTGACGCCGGATCAGGCGGCCGGGGTGATCACCGACGCGATCGTGCACCGGCCGCGGCGGGCCAGTTCGCCGTTCGGGCAGTTCGCCGCCGTCGCCGACGCCGTCAACCCGGCGGTGATGGATCGGGTGCGCAACCGGGCGTTCGCCATGTTCGACGACTCTCACGCCGCCAAGGGTGACGAATCCGCTTCCGGTACATCGGCATTCGATAGACGAAGCGAGACGTTCGTGCAGGCGACTCGCGGAATTCACTGGTGA
- a CDS encoding RluA family pseudouridine synthase has product MTERSMPVPEGLAGMRVDAGLSRLLGLSRSAVAAIAEDGGVELDGVQAGKSDRLTPGVWLQVRLPEAPAPLENTPVDIEGMTILYSDDDIVVVDKPAAVAAHASVGWSGPTVLGGLAAAGFRITTSGVHERQGIVHRLDVGTSGVMVVAISERAYTLLKRAFKQRTVDKRYHALVQGHPDPSSGTIDAPIGRHRGGEWKFAVTQNGRHSVTHYDTVEAFVAASLLDVQLETGRTHQIRVHFAALHHPCCGDLVYGADPKLAKSLGLQRQWLHARSLGFAHPADGRWVEFVSPYPADLQHALSVLRDEG; this is encoded by the coding sequence ATGACCGAGCGCTCGATGCCCGTTCCCGAGGGCTTGGCGGGCATGCGTGTTGACGCCGGCTTGTCGCGCCTGCTGGGGTTGTCGCGCAGCGCCGTGGCCGCCATCGCCGAGGACGGCGGCGTCGAACTCGACGGGGTGCAGGCGGGCAAGTCCGACCGCCTGACGCCCGGCGTCTGGCTTCAGGTGCGGCTGCCCGAGGCGCCGGCGCCGCTGGAGAACACCCCGGTCGACATCGAGGGCATGACGATCCTGTATTCCGACGACGACATCGTCGTCGTCGACAAGCCGGCCGCGGTCGCCGCGCACGCCTCGGTGGGCTGGAGCGGGCCCACCGTGCTGGGTGGCCTGGCCGCCGCGGGTTTCCGGATCACCACCTCGGGCGTGCACGAGCGGCAGGGCATCGTGCATCGCCTCGACGTGGGCACCTCCGGGGTGATGGTGGTGGCGATCTCCGAGCGGGCCTACACGCTGCTCAAGCGCGCATTCAAGCAGCGCACTGTCGACAAGCGCTATCACGCTCTGGTGCAAGGACATCCGGACCCGTCCAGCGGAACCATCGACGCGCCGATCGGGCGCCACCGCGGTGGCGAATGGAAGTTCGCGGTCACCCAGAACGGCCGGCACAGCGTCACCCATTACGACACCGTGGAAGCGTTCGTCGCCGCCAGCCTGCTCGACGTACAGCTGGAAACCGGGCGCACCCACCAGATTCGGGTGCACTTCGCCGCGTTGCATCATCCCTGCTGCGGTGACCTCGTCTACGGCGCGGACCCGAAGCTTGCGAAATCACTTGGGCTGCAACGTCAATGGCTGCACGCGCGGTCGCTGGGGTTCGCGCATCCGGCCGACGGGCGGTGGGTGGAATTCGTCAGCCCGTATCCGGCCGACTTGCAGCACGCGTTGAGCGTGCTGCGCGACGAGGGCTGA